DNA from Brassica napus cultivar Da-Ae chromosome C4, Da-Ae, whole genome shotgun sequence:
gctactgaccttgtctatattcgttcataatcatgagtgtctaaggtcataccatcaataattatttgctgcaatgaaactcatcacacaatgaattcgcagtcatacactcatgtcctttgtacatggttatcgatcttttcttgctttagcaATGCGTATAATCATTAAGCCATGACCAGACATCCTTCTGGTCACTATCCTGGTTTATGGTTCTCACTTAGGCGTgctgacacacacacacacggctatgatttttctacagacattccatatgtaaaacatagcatgtttaatcaatcgataacttgtatcattgaacctttgaaccattaaacttttttctctcagttggtctttattatgatcacaaggaattataatattttctgtatggACTGACTGTACTAGGTAAATATTTAGTCTTTCATATTACTTACAGCTGCTGTATATTACAATCCATAAacaacttaggaacaaagcttgttttatgagaatttctttctcatatttctatggtacgttgatacttttatccagtgatccatttcCTGCTTACTACACCATTATTTCTTTAGTAAATATCCGGACAAAATTAAACTTGATTTtttgtagtagcatccaccatataggagcatatctctttataaattgtttcttggtccttgtgagtatccttgtgtaatcaagctatacttgaacgttatttagaaggaacatggacacactataccatgtggtcatgtcctttaatctcacgaaatttcttatctcacaagatccattcacTGGTTTCTTTCTTAGATGGTTTTTCTGTATGTACATGGTTACTACGCTCATCTGACTTATAATTACTTTGAATTCTTTGAACACCCCACGTCCCTATATaggttttatgagtactctatgtgggttcatgatcctcaggttatatccttcaaatcccaagtactacaatcgtttatgagctcttatgtatgtaaatacatctttggtgttaacactctttatctttagtttcatactgttccagacatgatctaattagattttgagatcttattatccaagacTTTTATACCTTGCAatttggcgtcccaaactacatggtctggtaccttagatgtgtggttgcgcaaccttatttctctgtctgaactggtttctcttatgaactcggatttgtacgattctgagcacctttcattactttccgaggttccttattatttggaacttatttgtctatctctaatagacattgtagcaacttgattgtgtctcttagacatcaaattcgtggtgcttaagctggtatgacatagtcattttttttgttttcgggtcagtgtgtcTGGCATTAATTTCTGctagcttttatatcttttgatcatattcttttagaacgtctagatcataatctttggtctgaggatcttgccaagacaactatggttgataccattatatttctcttttactctttactctttatcagcatgataactttctcctttcaaagttggataatcagattactatcttttgtaatctgtgttcttggccacttgattaaatcatcatgtttggcacaagatacattatagtttcgtggaggaagtcttatttatctaatatatattctcaatcctcatctgaggttccatcttaaatggcacacatatatgtagtggaatattcgtattttcttaagatggtttgtgtatatgtctggtttatgacccttaatcattcagaggtgggaatgtctatgcttacatgtatggcctgatgtatatcaatatttatatcataatgtccttaagctttaggctggacgtgggtgatgtaccattagtgagagctttaaagctttccagccgtgtatattatggttgtaaaccatggaatccgaatttatgatatgatcatggactgtgggttttagtcctctctccccctcatgaacatactcataatttcctagtgcttaggacagtggagccttaattattttagtgattttcccttttgtgtacttataacacattgtgagattttatgggatcacttttgtgccttaattaatttttcatcatgttttggatcaagatggctaatctggtcatgccataagtgtttatttcgtggtgaaccatactggttaccatggttttatgcctctttcatactgatccttagcatagaataaattagtagaaaatatgggtataggcattcataatgcttttaggcgatttttcaaaaatctgaaagGAATCTGAAAGGCGATTTTATAACTGAATGAGTCTGAATAATATCGTGTCTTTTGCCATTGTCAGTACCAATTAATTGATTTCAAGTGAttgtaggaaggtaaagttgaacttatacaatcaagatgaagttaaatctatgcgagaaatcaatctatcagtgaactgactcattagtctacacccaacaattgattttatgtgattgcaggaaggtaaagttaaacctatacaatcaaggtaaagttaaaccatgcatgaaatcaactatcagtggactgattatccttttattaaggttttattttttatttaatcaagaatcatcaagcaagataatatataaaaacaaaatcgtttttattatttcaataacacaaatgaataacaaataaatcaaatcagatatgaaaacataaaatcagaatgTCAAAAAATTATTCAGTGTATAATCCGACCTCATGGTCCATGAGTGCCCACTCGGAATCCTCCTCAGATCTCTTCTTATCAAATGTGGCTTTATTAGCTTCAGGGATTTTCATCTCACTGTTTAGTACTTCATAACATATCTCCATGATGTCATTAAACCGTCTGATGTTATCCATCCTTTTCTGCTTCTTTTTctcaatgtctaataaatatgagAATAGGTCATAataggtggtgaaacctttGGCCTGATGTGATAACAACACTTCCTCTGAATGGAATGTGTCACGAGTTTTGTTTAACAAATCCTCGTTTGTTACCAATTCACCACATAGTCTAAGACTATAGGTGATTCTCATAAGATCAGAGTGATAATTGTCCACGGATTCATAATCCTGGAACCTTAGAGCTTCCCATTTTTTCTTGGAATCGTGCAACAATGGCTCACAGAatctaaaattcaaaaatgaccAGAGATTATGAGGATCATTAACATATCCAAACTCGTCTCTTAGGTTCTCACAGAGATGGTGTCGCATAATCATTATGGCTCTGTGTCTTTCACACGCAAGGGTGTCATTGCCATACTTGATGCACTTCCcaagtcctctagacttcaagACGGCTGAAGTGTTTATAGCCCAATcaagataattatctccagagagatcaaGGGCTTTGTAATCTCAGGGTATGAaactcgacatctgaaatcattattcaaaacaggtcttaatcaagtaatctttttgaaatttttcatgtTTCATATCAATTCCACACAcggaccaaaagaaaaaaaaatttctaaatgatgcattttcttaaaaccatacGGTTTAAGGTGTGGATCaatgtatttttcagatttaaggtcctcttatttcaaacacaaggtttcaaggcctttagggatTCTATCTTAGATGATCAGGAAAATgttccatattttcttcatcCCATTGGATCGGATCATttagtataatgatttttttcagTTCAGATCAGATTTCTTGAAAACTATGAATGATCTATATCCCTAACAGTCGAGATTTCATGTTCAGTATGCAATATTAGTATGCAAACAATATGCAATCAAGCAAACCAATTCAATCATGAAATcaggttagggttttcgaaaaatataccatatatttatttttatttttttttaataatcaaatcagaaattattgtgacttaaaataaataaatcaggaagatttgatttattcaagcaatttattatatactttttgatttaaaaataaatatgttttctcagaTATATCTCTGATATttcgattttaaatattaaaaaaaaatatatatatttttttaatcctaaTCAAGTTCTAGTCGTTATCAATCATCAGGAAAATAAATTTCTCAGACAAGAACAGGAGGTAAAACCTCAGATTAATTTATGAAACCATgatcagattttcaaaaaaaattatgtaacatGCAGTCCTTAACAGTTCTAGTTGATTCAGATCAGATAAGAACATTAAACAGGACAATAATGATAAGTTTAAGCAAGTAACAGTCGGTTTCTTTCAACATATAGCAgtcagatttaaaaaaaaaaattgtttaactttcaatcctaaaatcagtttcagattaagaacaggttcaaaacaagttcaggtttgagattttaaagagtttatggtttctggTTTTATTTCATTTGCAGAGACATGTTGCTAAATATAGCTGCATGGCTGTGGATAGGGGTATTTAATACTTTTATGggttttagatgagttttagaTGAGTTTTCGATGATACCTGAAAACTTTTGATGGGTTGATCGGTCTATCAGTTATAGATCTTCCTGGTTAGCTGATGGATTGCTCggaattattgtttttgttggtGCTTGTTGGAATAGGAGACTGGTATATGGTTGAGATAGATTTTGGTTTCTGAAACAAATTTTCCGCCTGTATTGTAGCTGAGCGTGAGGGCGCGTCCGAACTCCGATTGATGCGGGGTTAGCGGTGTTGgcttcgtctcgtcaagagctttaaTTTGGTATCTGGCTCGTCGTCTGGATCCACCGGAGTTGAGGGATAGAGCTGTTTGAAGTTCGtcgggaattagggtttttactgctcggatttatttctggtttttagggttagggtttatgagagcaacgtcgtgctgataacgtgttgtaaatgaAGTGTTGGGGAAATACTTCTGTCATCATTACTGTCGACcagaaggtccatatatatacaaggtattagaccgtcataaggtcatgtttatcctaacaagaCACGGATAAGGACAAACActatgttacagatatacatgaaataaatactagataaacacatagtctctggttATCTTTATCATGTTCCGGATTGGACCTGCAGTACGGACTCgtccatggtcgatcatcatttggtttataacaatatattttttgaaaacgtTATCCGATATCTGTGCAGTTGTATTTTGACTGATAGACATATATGCATGTAACATGTTCCCCCTATATTCAAGTTAAACAggcggaaaaaaaaattaaaataggcTCCGAGAATATTCACATTCAAACTCGAAAAGCGCGATACttggatatacatgtttttattgATTCGTAAATAagcatttcatttttattttattttttcctaaGAATAAATAAGCATTTCATCTTCACAGCTGGTGGTCATGCAGTTGATCTAGCCTTTCTAGCAGATATGAAGATAagataaaataacataaaataaaataaaaattttaattttattaaataaagtaAGACGGCGTTAAAGATTATTTATCTACGACGCCATTCTATCAAGACTTTAATCTAGTTTGATTTTCACCTAGAGTTGCTTTTGTTATCTACTACCTTTGTAACCTAAGTTATTAACAGGCATTAACTGGTTCATAATCTACCCCATGAAAAAAGTCTAGAGAGCAAGACGGACCAAAGCTTTACAAGTTCCCGACTAATATATGTGTTTGTTCCATTAATCACGCCAGCGTCAACGACAATTAGAGACTATaggattatttatatttatgtaaactttatatatatatattaattattgatTTAGGTTTATATtgagattatatatttatatagagttctaaaaaaatactattttatcaaattttgttatatttatgttgattcaatttaaaacaaataaaatttattaatttttttttaataattagagTGTTTTGACTTTTACCGAGATGAGTGAGATTAGAGACCGAAACAATCGCGAACCGCACGGTGACGAAAGTCACACTAAAGATATGGATTGCACCAGAACGGTCTTCTATCTCGGGACACTGCAGAACCGTATGTGAATACTGCAGTGGCTGGAATTCGAACCTAAATGGTAAAACTCACAGTCGTGAGCGTTTTATCACCAAAACTAAAAATCTcggttaatttattaatttatttatttattaatttatgaaatcGTGACTATACTGATTTTGTCTTATAATAAAGTTTCAATTGCAAACAGCTCGAATACTGGAGACTATAGCCAGAAGCCAGAAAAGTCTATCGctattattaaaagtatatttttataaattagtatttcattaattaataaaatatatcaataaaataataaaaatggtaCTAAATTCTATTATAATCAAAGCGTTCTAAATTAGTTATTTTGatggattattttttttgattaatgaATTATTCCATTATGATCATGATTAGGTATATTGatgtttgttttttggtttttggtttataggtttttgaaatatatcattcaattatttatgaaatttggtACATGGTTCAGTCTTGGTTcgattattttagtttttagtttggtTCAGATAATAATATTTACCCTAATACAATTATTTGAAGCAGATAATGAAGTCTCGTACCCAAAAAGGAAAGGACTATAATTCATTAACAAGGGTTTACATAATGAAGTAGACATGCATATtagaaaaattaagatattgcggagactataattttatattaatagtatttaaataagtcttattaattttaattgacATTTTATTAGGATGGATTAATACAactaaataaaatcataaaacatatatctttatgtaacaaattcttttaaattttttttttttttaaacagaatGGGGGTAGTATATACGAACATTCTTTAACAACAACGTCAACAAACCGGTACATAATAATAGTAAACGCTGACGCTGGAGACAAAACACATTgcataataaaacattttccaAAAAAAGTTACTTTACCTCTAAGGTCTATAAATAGCTGCCCGGATCACATCATTTTCTCCCATTGACAGAAATCTTCGAATTTGGTATATATATCTTGCTTCAACATTTCTTAGATCCATGTTCATAAGCTGAACAGGACATTAGATACCAAGCCAACATTTAGTAAATTAGCTGTcacaacatatttttatatataacatatatatacatgtctGTGTGCAGTTTAAAGAGCTAGCTTCTCCACATCAAAAGGCATTAAGTGAAACTCATTATCTCTTGAGAGAGATCTACTGTTGTAAGCAATGAAACAGTAAGTGAATTCTGTGAGAGAGGATCGGTAGTATCATAatgttgtttatatatatatatatatgtgtgtttgtttttgtaacGTATGAGCATGAAtgcagttttaataattttttaacaatgTGTTTTTTATACAACTTGTTAACAGAGGAAGGAAGAGTTGTGACCAAAAGAAATCATTCGTACGAGCTGATTTCCCCCAAGGTTTCTTGTTTGGAACTGCTTCATCTGCTTACCAAGTAAGTAGTACACAGTTAAACGTTAAACGAATGCAAAATTTAGAAACAGTTGAATGGGTGCGCCTACTGTCCACAGGACCACAACAATCGACTCAATCtccgtgtttttatttttattttgatataagtACGAAGGAGCAGTGAAAGAAGGTTCCCGAGGAGAAAGTATGTGGGATGCTTTTGCTCGCAAGTATCCAGGTATCATCGACATCCCTTTAACTGATGATTGTTGCGTCAATCTTAAACAATCTGtaacacaaaaaatatattttatctaatAATGTTTGAATTATTTTTCAGAAAGAAATTGCCGCTCTAACGCGGACGAGACCGTTGATTTCTATCATCGTTACAAGGTGGGTTCATATAAATAGTTAGGCATCCATTACTTTGATGTGTTTAGATCTTAGTAtcatctaattaaaattaatgaatAATATGTGCGTCAGGAGGATATTCAAAGAATGAAGGATATAAATATGGATGCTTTTAGATTCTCCATCTCCTGGGTCCGGATATTACCTTGTAAGCTACAAACACATTTCTACTGATCTCTTTATTAATTTCGATGATTAATGCAAAACATGGAATATGTATAtctctaaaattatttttatgttctaAATCACAAGATGGCAAACTAAGCAAGGGAGTGAACAAGGAAGGAATTAGATTCTACAATGAGCTCATTGACGAACTACTAGCCAATGGTAGATATATTGTGGTTCACTATAATACAATCAGTCAAATCATAAAATCAGTTAATCCAGTTCTTAATGACATCTTAAAACACCAACAGGAATTACACCGCTAGCAA
Protein-coding regions in this window:
- the LOC125585311 gene encoding uncharacterized protein LOC125585311 — encoded protein: MIMRHHLCENLRDEFGYVNDPHNLWSFLNFRFCEPLLHDSKKKWEALRFQDYESVDNYHSDLMRITYSLRLCGELVTNEDLLNKTRDTFHSEEVLLSHQAKGFTTYYDLFSYLLDIEKKKQKRMDNIRRFNDIMEICYEVLNSEMKIPEANKATFDKKRSEEDSEWALMDHEVGLYTE